A genomic region of Halostagnicola larsenii XH-48 contains the following coding sequences:
- a CDS encoding IclR family transcriptional regulator, with protein sequence MATTRTDGGNRVEAVVKALDVLEALWQADGAGVTELTERTGLAKSTVHAHLTTLCSKGYVVQRGNEYRLSLRFLSFGEHVKHAEPLYEASDEPINALSERTGERVLCSTPQNGLGTVINVSEGSRSFTSDIDVGTHTYLHNSAGGKAMLAHFTEERVDEIIDEWGLPVFTDETITERDALFDELDAVREEGIAYNEGEYLHGISAIAAPILDNDGTVYGAVTVTGPEHRLANEWEENNLDNELLSTANTIEVNVMFS encoded by the coding sequence ATGGCAACAACGCGCACGGACGGAGGCAATCGGGTCGAGGCAGTGGTCAAAGCCCTAGACGTCCTCGAAGCGCTGTGGCAGGCCGATGGGGCCGGGGTAACGGAGCTCACGGAGCGAACCGGACTCGCGAAAAGCACGGTCCACGCCCACCTGACGACGCTGTGCTCGAAGGGGTACGTGGTTCAGCGGGGCAACGAGTACCGGCTGAGTCTTCGATTCCTCTCCTTCGGCGAGCACGTCAAACACGCCGAGCCGCTGTACGAGGCGTCCGACGAGCCCATCAACGCGCTGTCAGAGCGAACCGGGGAGCGGGTACTCTGTTCGACACCCCAGAACGGGCTCGGTACGGTCATCAACGTCAGCGAGGGCAGCCGCTCATTCACGAGCGATATCGACGTCGGAACGCACACATACCTTCACAACTCTGCCGGCGGGAAGGCTATGCTCGCGCACTTTACCGAAGAGCGGGTCGACGAGATCATCGACGAGTGGGGACTCCCCGTCTTCACCGACGAGACGATCACTGAACGAGACGCTCTCTTCGACGAACTCGACGCGGTTCGCGAGGAGGGCATCGCGTACAATGAGGGGGAATACCTCCATGGGATCAGCGCGATCGCCGCGCCGATCCTGGACAACGACGGGACCGTCTACGGCGCGGTCACCGTCACCGGACCGGAACACCGACTCGCGAACGAGTGGGAAGAAAACAACCTCGACAACGAGCTGTTATCCACGGCGAACACGATCGAAGTGAACGTAATGTTCTCGTAA
- a CDS encoding GNAT family N-acetyltransferase, with protein MVTIRRARPEDAHPLSQLLEANTKENLTAEEREEGYITGGGPPEDALAAMAEDPGFAVTADGNEVIGCIGASTFDQHEGQSVVETMADACSEADFRGESLSAYRTFLYGPAIVAQDYRGRGVLSDMFETLVETVAEEFEVGLAWVANENQASYAAHTDGLGMTPITEFEFNDDQYTVVAFLVSERES; from the coding sequence ATGGTCACTATTCGTCGCGCGCGACCCGAGGACGCTCACCCACTCTCACAACTTCTGGAGGCCAATACCAAGGAGAACTTGACGGCTGAAGAACGCGAAGAAGGATACATCACTGGCGGTGGTCCCCCGGAGGACGCACTCGCAGCGATGGCCGAGGACCCCGGATTTGCCGTCACCGCCGACGGGAACGAAGTGATCGGTTGCATCGGCGCGTCTACATTCGACCAGCACGAGGGACAATCGGTGGTCGAGACGATGGCGGATGCCTGCTCAGAGGCGGACTTTCGCGGTGAGTCCCTGTCTGCGTATCGGACGTTTCTCTACGGACCCGCCATCGTCGCCCAAGACTATCGCGGTAGGGGAGTTCTATCGGACATGTTCGAGACCCTCGTCGAGACCGTCGCCGAGGAATTCGAGGTTGGATTGGCATGGGTCGCAAACGAAAATCAGGCGTCATACGCTGCTCACACTGACGGACTCGGCATGACTCCGATAACCGAATTCGAGTTCAATGACGACCAGTACACGGTCGTGGCATTCCTCGTTTCAGAACGCGAATCGTGA
- a CDS encoding helix-turn-helix domain-containing protein encodes MAGNSDRMRYVTVVAYPDEGGINRLDQQVTELDLSYRAIHRMELLDDDTVAMFAEGRGDVEGLREILSKSPQVFEFSITGDDAGFFAYTRYAVDDLTRMLMEDRRESSYLIDMPIEHTQDGGLRATYIGTEAAFDDALSDQPEGVRFEVERTGSYTPGPRHVVSRLTQRQREVLQAAVDLGYYREPRGATHDEIAAATGVSETTVGEHLRKIEATVFSSLHVGTPDH; translated from the coding sequence ATGGCGGGCAATAGTGATCGCATGCGCTACGTCACCGTCGTGGCCTACCCCGACGAGGGGGGAATCAACCGGCTCGATCAACAGGTTACCGAACTCGACCTATCGTATCGGGCCATCCACCGAATGGAACTCCTCGACGACGATACCGTCGCGATGTTCGCCGAGGGTCGTGGCGATGTCGAGGGACTCCGTGAAATCCTGTCGAAGTCGCCCCAGGTCTTCGAGTTCTCGATCACCGGCGACGACGCCGGATTCTTCGCCTACACGCGCTACGCGGTGGACGACCTGACCCGGATGCTCATGGAGGACCGGCGCGAGTCGTCCTACCTAATCGATATGCCGATCGAGCACACCCAGGACGGCGGCCTCCGTGCGACCTACATCGGAACGGAGGCGGCATTCGACGATGCGCTCTCCGATCAGCCAGAGGGCGTCAGGTTCGAGGTCGAGCGAACCGGCTCGTATACGCCCGGCCCTCGCCACGTCGTCTCCCGGCTGACCCAGCGTCAGCGCGAGGTGCTTCAGGCGGCGGTCGACCTCGGCTACTATCGCGAGCCCCGCGGCGCAACCCACGACGAGATCGCGGCGGCGACTGGGGTCTCTGAGACCACCGTCGGGGAGCATCTCCGGAAAATTGAAGCGACCGTGTTCTCGTCGCTCCATGTCGGTACCCCCGATCACTGA
- a CDS encoding glycosyltransferase codes for MSDRPPRSVLLPTTRWTDACAELAAQLGDNDELLIIHDGEDDPVTGREDAPEGVTLVAAGEPDGCSGKANAIAAGMAAARHDRLVWTDDDFHHPPDWLATFSADYEAHGPVSEVPYFVGRDLLSVLLEPLYASAGSLPLFLGNQIWGGAVMFERSDIDEAAFLDELRRTVSDDGLLMEYLHVTNVGRTRIVPIGGTIRESVERPVRWTQILRWHFPGAIAGTWIVSLLVLAGAVLAPVPAAVALTVLHLGVNEVLGVRRWTAVLAYPALFVFVPLLLYAFTRRTFVWGGRRYRWRGKFDVAVVE; via the coding sequence ATGTCCGATCGACCCCCGAGGAGCGTCCTCTTGCCGACCACGAGATGGACCGACGCATGCGCGGAACTGGCCGCCCAACTCGGAGACAACGACGAGCTCTTGATCATCCATGACGGCGAGGACGACCCCGTGACCGGGCGGGAAGATGCCCCCGAGGGCGTCACACTCGTCGCCGCTGGCGAACCGGATGGCTGTTCGGGGAAAGCCAACGCTATCGCTGCCGGGATGGCGGCCGCTCGCCACGACCGCCTCGTCTGGACGGACGACGACTTCCACCACCCTCCGGACTGGCTGGCGACCTTCAGCGCGGACTACGAGGCCCACGGGCCGGTATCGGAGGTGCCGTACTTCGTCGGGCGGGACCTCCTGTCGGTGCTGCTCGAACCGTTGTACGCCTCGGCTGGCTCGCTCCCTCTCTTCCTCGGCAACCAGATCTGGGGCGGCGCGGTCATGTTTGAACGGAGCGACATCGACGAGGCTGCGTTTCTCGACGAGCTTCGGCGGACCGTCAGCGACGACGGACTCCTCATGGAGTACCTCCACGTAACGAACGTCGGCCGGACGCGCATCGTCCCCATCGGAGGGACTATCCGCGAGTCAGTCGAGCGTCCGGTCCGGTGGACGCAGATCCTTCGGTGGCATTTCCCCGGTGCCATCGCTGGGACGTGGATCGTCTCGCTGCTCGTCCTCGCAGGGGCGGTCCTGGCCCCAGTCCCTGCGGCGGTAGCCCTGACGGTACTGCACCTCGGTGTCAACGAGGTCCTGGGCGTCCGCCGGTGGACGGCCGTATTGGCGTATCCGGCGCTGTTCGTATTCGTCCCCCTCCTACTGTACGCATTCACCCGCCGGACGTTCGTCTGGGGCGGCCGGCGATACCGCTGGCGCGGGAAGTTCGACGTGGCGGTCGTCGAGTAG
- a CDS encoding helix-turn-helix domain-containing protein, with protein sequence MPRATLKAKSNDGLVALSEAFPDAVFDVLGAWPDEEGLRLLVETDALGVDPLIETLDAISAVTGFEIRHGGSDRVLFEVTTTTPEPHGAMTDSGIVPSFPLHLEDGWLVGDLVASQDQLSAFRDELDSAGIEYLITQVSATPAESPLLTDRQREVVDVALKHGYYDSPRDCTLTTLAEHLDVNKSAVSRVLHRAEGKIITAYRSADADSRSLANER encoded by the coding sequence ATGCCCCGGGCAACGCTGAAAGCCAAGTCGAACGACGGGCTCGTCGCGCTATCCGAAGCCTTTCCCGACGCGGTGTTCGATGTGCTCGGAGCGTGGCCCGATGAGGAGGGGCTTCGCCTGCTCGTTGAGACGGACGCGCTCGGCGTTGACCCGCTCATCGAGACGCTTGACGCGATTTCCGCCGTTACCGGTTTCGAGATCCGTCACGGGGGTTCCGACCGGGTTCTCTTCGAGGTTACCACGACGACACCCGAACCACACGGTGCAATGACGGACTCGGGTATCGTCCCGTCGTTTCCGTTGCATCTCGAAGACGGGTGGCTCGTCGGTGACCTCGTCGCGTCGCAAGACCAGCTCTCGGCGTTTCGCGACGAACTGGATTCGGCCGGAATCGAGTACCTGATCACGCAGGTCTCCGCGACGCCGGCGGAGTCTCCCCTCCTTACCGACCGTCAACGAGAGGTCGTCGACGTCGCCCTGAAGCACGGGTACTACGATTCACCCCGTGACTGTACTCTTACGACGCTCGCTGAGCACCTCGACGTGAACAAGTCGGCCGTGAGTCGCGTGCTCCATCGGGCTGAGGGGAAGATCATCACTGCGTATCGGTCGGCGGACGCCGATTCACGTTCACTCGCGAACGAGCGATAG
- a CDS encoding ester cyclase yields MVDTNRQVIERLYEDVWNGKNPNTAEELVHDAYVIHDRELADKLQGPELYNALASSTRELFSDLTFTIEDVVAADDEVALRWTMVGTHDGPLFGVEPTGEQVELTAIEINRFEDGQLIETWTQSDQLGLMEQVGAVQPTD; encoded by the coding sequence ATGGTCGACACCAACCGCCAGGTGATCGAGCGGCTGTACGAGGACGTCTGGAACGGCAAGAACCCGAATACGGCCGAGGAACTGGTACACGACGCGTACGTGATCCACGACCGGGAACTCGCCGATAAGTTGCAGGGGCCCGAACTCTACAACGCGCTCGCATCGTCGACGCGTGAACTGTTCTCGGATCTGACGTTCACCATCGAAGACGTGGTCGCCGCGGATGACGAGGTCGCGCTCCGGTGGACGATGGTGGGAACGCACGATGGGCCGCTGTTCGGGGTCGAACCCACTGGAGAGCAGGTCGAACTGACTGCAATCGAGATCAATCGGTTCGAGGACGGGCAACTAATCGAGACCTGGACACAAAGCGATCAGTTGGGCCTCATGGAACAGGTCGGTGCAGTGCAACCGACCGACTGA
- a CDS encoding SRPBCC domain-containing protein — MTDDNSGRELTINSEQNDSRSVTVSRIIEASPERVYEAFLDPDELAQWLPPTGFSAEVHHLEPEEGGTYRMTFTGETEEFAEYGSTFGGTYLELVPGERIVYTDEFETDDPEMAGETTVTVTFESVSEGTEVIVRHEGFPEAVPPSDANEGWIDSLENLADIVQEAEL; from the coding sequence ATGACAGACGACAACAGCGGAAGAGAGTTGACGATAAACAGCGAACAGAATGACTCACGGAGCGTGACCGTAAGCCGTATCATCGAAGCATCGCCCGAGCGAGTGTACGAGGCGTTCCTCGATCCCGACGAACTCGCCCAGTGGTTGCCACCGACCGGCTTCTCGGCCGAGGTACACCACTTAGAGCCCGAGGAGGGCGGGACGTACCGCATGACGTTCACGGGCGAGACCGAGGAATTCGCCGAGTACGGCTCGACCTTCGGCGGCACCTACCTGGAGCTGGTTCCCGGTGAACGCATCGTCTACACGGACGAATTCGAGACCGACGACCCCGAGATGGCCGGCGAGACGACGGTGACGGTCACCTTCGAGTCGGTTTCCGAGGGGACCGAGGTCATCGTCCGCCACGAGGGATTCCCCGAGGCCGTTCCCCCGAGCGACGCCAACGAAGGGTGGATCGACTCCCTCGAAAACCTCGCGGATATCGTCCAGGAGGCGGAACTGTGA
- a CDS encoding dihydrofolate reductase family protein, with protein sequence MSEVVFDISMSLDGFITAGNQSQEEPLGEGGQQLHAWMEDERGQQILEEASGDLGAVIAGRETYDDSVPWWGSDGPTGPARCPVFVVTHEAPSDVPEDGVYTFITDGIESALEQAKAAAGDQTVSVMGGASIGQQYIAAGLVDEIGIHLVPVLFGSGTRLFENLGDEHIQLEIIDVTESASANHIRFRVSLK encoded by the coding sequence GTGAGTGAAGTAGTATTCGATATCAGCATGTCGTTGGACGGGTTCATCACCGCAGGGAACCAGAGTCAGGAGGAACCGTTAGGTGAGGGTGGACAGCAGCTGCACGCGTGGATGGAGGATGAGAGGGGCCAGCAAATCCTCGAAGAAGCTAGCGGCGACCTGGGAGCGGTCATCGCAGGCCGAGAGACGTACGACGATTCCGTTCCATGGTGGGGATCGGATGGGCCGACCGGTCCTGCCCGTTGCCCGGTGTTCGTCGTCACACACGAAGCGCCTTCAGACGTACCTGAAGATGGCGTGTACACGTTCATTACCGATGGCATTGAGAGCGCTCTCGAACAGGCGAAGGCAGCCGCAGGCGATCAGACTGTCAGCGTGATGGGTGGCGCGAGTATCGGCCAGCAATACATCGCGGCTGGGCTGGTCGATGAGATCGGGATTCACCTCGTGCCAGTTCTCTTCGGAAGCGGTACTCGGCTATTTGAGAATTTGGGTGACGAGCACATTCAATTGGAAATCATCGACGTGACCGAATCCGCCTCAGCAAACCACATCCGGTTTCGTGTCAGCTTGAAATGA
- a CDS encoding dihydrofolate reductase family protein: MRQIIVSEMLTLDGVMQAPGGPDEDREGGFEQGGWVWPYFDEVFADAVEDGLSSSDALLLGRKTYEIFAAYWPTATDEGELADLMSSIDKYVASRTVDEVEWQNSTLLEGDVETAVAELKEQPGEDIRVLGSGELVQTLMQHDLVDEYQLMITPLVLGSGKRLFGNESTQTDLQLVDTETTGAGVVVLIYEVAEDEEVKR, from the coding sequence ATGAGACAGATAATTGTAAGCGAAATGCTGACGCTCGATGGGGTCATGCAGGCCCCGGGCGGCCCGGACGAGGATCGTGAAGGAGGATTTGAGCAAGGTGGCTGGGTGTGGCCGTACTTCGACGAAGTTTTCGCAGACGCCGTCGAAGACGGTCTCTCCTCGTCGGACGCTCTTCTGCTCGGACGGAAGACCTACGAGATTTTCGCCGCGTATTGGCCGACGGCGACGGATGAAGGAGAGCTAGCCGATCTAATGAGCAGCATTGACAAGTACGTCGCATCACGGACCGTGGACGAGGTGGAGTGGCAGAACTCGACCCTGCTCGAGGGAGATGTCGAGACGGCGGTCGCCGAGTTGAAAGAACAGCCCGGCGAAGACATCCGAGTCCTCGGCAGTGGCGAGCTCGTCCAGACGCTGATGCAACACGATCTCGTCGACGAGTATCAGCTCATGATTACGCCACTCGTTCTTGGGAGCGGGAAGCGACTGTTCGGAAATGAGAGTACGCAAACCGATCTGCAACTCGTGGACACGGAGACGACTGGGGCGGGTGTCGTCGTTCTCATCTACGAAGTGGCGGAGGACGAGGAAGTGAAACGATGA
- a CDS encoding SDR family NAD(P)-dependent oxidoreductase translates to MILDDKVAVVYGAGGSIGGAVARAFAGEGARVFLAGRTDTTLDEVAEDIRSDGGEADTAVVDALDEQAVDGFVDAVVEETGRIDISFNLIGIGDIQEPLTEISVGDFMQPITTAMRTQFLTTRAAAKHMIERESGIILTFGGSNPDAPPGTGGFKVALDAIEGLRRQWAVELGPHGIRVVTLKTGSVPESIPDGIEYREEIAAATKEATLLGRAATLADVGDVAAFVASEQARTITATEINISCGAIME, encoded by the coding sequence GTGATTCTGGATGACAAGGTCGCGGTGGTCTACGGCGCAGGCGGGTCGATCGGTGGTGCTGTCGCCCGCGCTTTCGCCGGTGAGGGAGCCAGGGTCTTCCTCGCTGGTCGCACTGATACGACCCTCGACGAGGTCGCCGAGGACATTCGCTCGGATGGTGGCGAGGCGGATACCGCCGTCGTCGATGCCCTTGACGAGCAGGCCGTCGACGGGTTCGTCGATGCGGTGGTCGAAGAGACCGGACGCATCGACATCTCGTTCAACCTCATCGGAATCGGGGATATCCAAGAGCCGCTGACCGAGATATCGGTCGGGGATTTCATGCAGCCGATCACGACCGCGATGCGGACACAGTTCCTGACGACGAGGGCGGCCGCCAAGCACATGATCGAGCGCGAATCGGGAATTATCTTGACGTTCGGCGGCTCGAATCCCGACGCACCCCCTGGGACGGGGGGTTTCAAAGTCGCTCTCGACGCCATCGAGGGACTTCGTCGGCAGTGGGCAGTCGAACTTGGACCGCATGGCATCCGTGTCGTCACCCTGAAAACGGGGAGCGTGCCAGAATCCATCCCAGACGGCATCGAATACCGCGAGGAAATCGCCGCTGCGACGAAGGAGGCAACCCTGCTGGGGAGGGCAGCGACACTGGCCGACGTGGGGGACGTTGCAGCCTTCGTAGCCTCTGAGCAAGCCCGCACCATCACCGCCACGGAAATCAACATCTCCTGCGGTGCGATTATGGAGTGA
- a CDS encoding DUF7503 family protein, giving the protein MSNSKTQLAKRLAERPRLMGVLFTICLLLSQAGTVAAGNGGSIY; this is encoded by the coding sequence ATGTCCAACAGTAAAACGCAATTAGCGAAACGGCTCGCCGAAAGACCACGATTAATGGGCGTTTTGTTCACAATCTGTCTGCTCTTGTCGCAGGCAGGAACCGTCGCGGCAGGGAACGGCGGTTCGATCTATTAG
- a CDS encoding DUF7504 family protein, giving the protein MTDEDDPRADRNDLPVFPSQGHQSTPHIEPPSHTVVRAVADALEKDVIDLPPINDVIDADALNTLVQTNRQHAEEWPTIRFSYVDYLVTITNSGDVTLSRQESVKPAIADIKPDWPHVTPASDSADDHSTGGLATKVVLAVADRSDHDPAYVRQAIDKTLDRPSLERLNSTRADGTARAGATIQFSTLGYDVLIEPDGTIGIGSALQRLQLTGANILLVGAVPDSVMDLASAQLLGDGDRRRLFALLERHVDSAIDRLSIVDNTSDTARVIDYTTTARSAADSRSITEHRVDTDAPSDSGPDTCSDTNTDIPIKNDPDSLDESERNSARDFEDPSAVTVETVDGTVEAFVDAIETTMEDLQKQQLDPTELRFCFDSLRPLLEKYGVDGTRLVLEPICERVTAVSGIGHYSFPVERDSEQVRALEPLFDATIENRIDGGEPAQRWHLHRSNHTTDWFRLRTD; this is encoded by the coding sequence ATGACTGACGAAGACGATCCCCGTGCAGACCGGAACGATTTGCCCGTATTTCCGTCTCAAGGTCACCAGAGCACACCCCATATCGAACCACCGAGCCATACTGTCGTGAGAGCAGTCGCTGACGCGCTCGAGAAAGACGTGATAGACCTCCCGCCGATCAACGACGTTATCGACGCTGATGCGCTAAATACACTGGTTCAGACCAATCGCCAGCACGCCGAAGAATGGCCGACGATCCGCTTTTCTTACGTTGATTACCTCGTCACCATTACCAACTCCGGCGACGTCACTCTCTCTCGTCAGGAGAGTGTGAAACCGGCTATCGCGGACATCAAACCAGACTGGCCGCACGTGACGCCGGCCTCGGACAGTGCCGATGACCATTCCACCGGTGGCCTCGCTACAAAAGTAGTCCTCGCGGTAGCCGATCGTTCCGATCACGACCCCGCATACGTGCGACAGGCGATCGACAAAACCCTCGACCGCCCCTCACTCGAACGTCTCAACAGCACGCGTGCGGATGGGACGGCTCGAGCCGGTGCGACTATCCAGTTCTCGACGCTCGGGTACGACGTTCTCATCGAACCCGATGGGACGATCGGTATCGGATCGGCGCTTCAGCGGCTCCAACTGACCGGCGCCAATATACTGCTCGTTGGTGCGGTACCGGATTCGGTTATGGATCTCGCGAGCGCTCAACTTCTCGGTGACGGCGATCGACGCCGACTCTTCGCTCTTCTCGAACGGCACGTCGATTCGGCGATTGACCGCCTCTCCATCGTCGACAACACCTCCGATACTGCTCGAGTGATCGACTACACGACCACGGCCCGATCCGCTGCGGACTCTCGATCGATCACGGAGCATCGTGTCGATACGGATGCTCCTTCTGACTCGGGTCCCGATACCTGCTCTGACACAAATACCGACATTCCAATCAAAAATGACCCAGACTCACTTGATGAGTCGGAGCGTAACAGCGCGCGCGATTTCGAGGACCCGTCGGCGGTAACGGTCGAAACTGTCGACGGAACCGTCGAAGCGTTCGTCGACGCTATCGAAACGACCATGGAGGACCTTCAAAAGCAACAACTGGACCCGACCGAGCTGCGATTCTGTTTCGACTCGCTTCGTCCGCTCCTCGAAAAATACGGAGTCGACGGAACGCGCTTGGTTCTCGAACCGATTTGCGAACGAGTGACCGCCGTCTCGGGAATCGGCCACTATAGTTTCCCGGTCGAGCGCGATTCGGAGCAGGTCCGGGCGCTCGAGCCGTTGTTTGATGCAACGATCGAGAATCGTATCGATGGAGGCGAGCCAGCCCAGCGCTGGCATCTCCACCGAAGCAACCACACCACCGACTGGTTCAGACTTCGAACCGACTGA
- a CDS encoding ArsR/SmtB family transcription factor, which translates to MADRNSGDAKKQFPPIDRKSSPSAGHEPWIDELLRLLSHHRRRDILYYLSEHELASIETLATEITAQELDCSSSDVTPEDRESILIDLYHNHLPKLTNSGLIEYDRRSGAIKWSLASDDVHSLLDRCHEIERADLGSGE; encoded by the coding sequence ATGGCCGATCGTAATTCAGGTGACGCCAAAAAGCAATTTCCTCCTATCGACCGAAAGAGTTCTCCATCAGCAGGACACGAACCGTGGATTGACGAGTTACTGCGCCTTCTCAGTCACCATCGACGACGCGACATTCTCTACTATCTCAGCGAGCACGAGTTAGCCAGCATCGAGACACTAGCGACCGAGATAACGGCACAGGAACTCGATTGTTCGTCGTCGGACGTTACCCCGGAGGATCGCGAATCCATTTTGATCGACCTCTACCACAATCATCTTCCAAAGCTTACGAACAGTGGTTTAATCGAGTACGATCGGCGAAGCGGAGCGATCAAGTGGTCGTTGGCATCGGATGACGTTCACTCGTTGTTAGACCGGTGTCACGAAATCGAACGGGCCGATCTCGGTTCTGGCGAGTAG